A window of the Hevea brasiliensis isolate MT/VB/25A 57/8 chromosome 6, ASM3005281v1, whole genome shotgun sequence genome harbors these coding sequences:
- the LOC110664448 gene encoding protein ACCELERATED CELL DEATH 6 isoform X2: protein MMDENVRHCLPLYKAALHGDWDTAKRIFDSDSNALTANISPIEETALHVSICAGHSIEFVEKLVDRMPADELGIKNKFGQTPLHAAGVAGNTEAAKVLVKKNPRLTQERNSVNDTPLHLAAVHARKETVQYLLSVTQDEDPSPFADKDGVKLLNLLITADFYSIALDLLKLYPALARRRDGQGVSALDRLAGKPQAFASGSRLGFFQRLFYHFACTSADKESVHQGKDVENPGGHFEEYQKESMHFQFLQHIQKKNLLHKQAMELLRLLISEAIEGSVLEADNLLASPTGIAATLGIQEFVTEVIKSYPYIVWLRNRDGQNIFLLAVKHRQEKIFNLLYQMGTHKLFTTTFIDKQRNSMLHLAGMLEPSKKISGAALQMQRELQWFKEVEKVVQPSYKEIKNKDGKIPREVFTEEHKDLVGKGEKWMKDTASSCATVAALVVTVVFAAAFTVPGGTNSEQGIPIYLKETSFMIFAVSDALGLFSSSTSLLMFLGILTSRYSEEDFLKALPMRLSIGLITLFFSIASMLVAFTAAFHLVLFHRVKWITIPIGLTACAPVTLFALLQFPLLVEIVSSTFGPSIFYIQSEEIIF, encoded by the exons ATGATGGATGAGAATGTAAGGCACTGCTTGCCACTGTACAAAGCTGCACTACATGGAGATTGGGATACTGCAAAGAGAATTTTTGATAGTGATTCAAATGCTTTAACTGCTAATATTTCACCCATAGAAGAAACTGCTCTCCATGTCTCAATTTGCGCCGGTCACTCCATTGAATTTGTGGAGAAGCTTGTAGATAGAATGCCAGCAGATGAACTcggaataaaaaataaattcggCCAAACTCCTCTTCACGCAGCTGGTGTAGCTGGAAATACAGAAGCTGCAAAGGTGTTGGTGAAAAAAAATCCAAGATTGACTCAAGAAAGGAACTCTGTTAATGATACACCGCTTCATCTTGCTGCCGTACATGCCCGTAAGGAAACAGTTCAGTATCTTCTGTCAGTAACTCAGGATGAGGATCCAAGTCCTTTCGCTGACAAAGATGGTGTCAAACTCCTCAATTTGCTGATCACTGCAGATTTTTATA GCATCGCGCTTGATCTATTGAAGCTCTATCCTGCATTGGCACGCAGAAGAGACGGCCAAGGAGTTTCtgctttagacagattggccgGAAAGCCTCAGGCATTCGCAAGTGGAAGTCGGCTTGGATTTTTCCAACGCTTATTCTATC ATTTTGCATGTACTTCTGCAGACAAAGAAAGCGTCCATCAAGGAAAAGATGTGGAAAATCCAGGCGGGCATTTTGAAGAATACCAAAAGGAATCCATGCACTTTCAATTTCTGCAACACATacagaaaaaaaatttattgcaTAAGCAAGCAATGGAGCTACTCAGACTTTTGATTTCTGAAGCTATAGAAGGGAGTGTATTAGAAGCTGATAATCTATTAGCATCTCCAACAGGTATTGCTGCCACATTGGGCATTCAAGAATTCGTCACCGAGGTGATTAAGTCCTACCCTTATATAGTGTGGCTCCGGAATAGGGATGGGCAAAATATTTTTCTTCTTGCTGTAAAACATCGCCAAGAAAAAATATTCAATCTCCTGTATCAAATGGGTACGCATAAGCTTTTTACtacaacattcattgataaacagCGCAACAGCATGTTGCATTTAGCAGGGATGTTGGAACCGTCAAAGAAGATTTCTGGCGCTGCTTTGCAAATGCAAAGGGAGCTGCAATGGTTCAAG GAAGTGGAAAAGGTTGTCCAGCCATCATACaaggaaataaaaaataaagatggAAAAATTCCGAGGGAGGTTTTCACTGAGGAACACAAGGATCTAGTTGGGAAAGGTGAGAAATGGATGAAGGATACAGCTTCATCATGCGCAACAGTCGCTGCACTTGTGGTCACAGTTGTGTTTGCAGCAGCTTTCACTGTACCAGGCGGCACCAATAGCGAACAAGGGATCCCCATTTATTTAAAAGAAACATCTTTCATGATTTTTGCTGTATCAGATGCCTTGGGACTTTTTTCTTCCTCAACCTCATTGCTTATGTTTCTGGGAATACTCACATCACGCTATTCTGAAGAAGATTTTCTCAAGGCCTTGCCAATGAGGTTGAGCATCGGTCTTATCACATTATTCTTTTCAATAGCCTCCATGCTTGTAGCATTCACAGCAGCCTTTCACTTGGTTTTGTTTCATAGAGTGAAATGGATCACAATTCCAATTGGCCTAACAGCTTGTGCACCTGTTACTTTATTTGCACTACTGCAGTTTCCTCTCTTGGTTGAAATAGTTTCTTCAACATTTGGGCCTAGCATTTTCTACATACAAAGTGAGGAAATCATATTTTAG
- the LOC110664448 gene encoding protein ACCELERATED CELL DEATH 6 isoform X1 produces MMDENVRHCLPLYKAALHGDWDTAKRIFDSDSNALTANISPIEETALHVSICAGHSIEFVEKLVDRMPADELGIKNKFGQTPLHAAGVAGNTEAAKVLVKKNPRLTQERNSVNDTPLHLAAVHARKETVQYLLSVTQDEDPSPFADKDGVKLLNLLITADFYSIALDLLKLYPALARRRDGQGVSALDRLAGKPQAFASGSRLGFFQRLFYRYFACTSADKESVHQGKDVENPGGHFEEYQKESMHFQFLQHIQKKNLLHKQAMELLRLLISEAIEGSVLEADNLLASPTGIAATLGIQEFVTEVIKSYPYIVWLRNRDGQNIFLLAVKHRQEKIFNLLYQMGTHKLFTTTFIDKQRNSMLHLAGMLEPSKKISGAALQMQRELQWFKEVEKVVQPSYKEIKNKDGKIPREVFTEEHKDLVGKGEKWMKDTASSCATVAALVVTVVFAAAFTVPGGTNSEQGIPIYLKETSFMIFAVSDALGLFSSSTSLLMFLGILTSRYSEEDFLKALPMRLSIGLITLFFSIASMLVAFTAAFHLVLFHRVKWITIPIGLTACAPVTLFALLQFPLLVEIVSSTFGPSIFYIQSEEIIF; encoded by the exons ATGATGGATGAGAATGTAAGGCACTGCTTGCCACTGTACAAAGCTGCACTACATGGAGATTGGGATACTGCAAAGAGAATTTTTGATAGTGATTCAAATGCTTTAACTGCTAATATTTCACCCATAGAAGAAACTGCTCTCCATGTCTCAATTTGCGCCGGTCACTCCATTGAATTTGTGGAGAAGCTTGTAGATAGAATGCCAGCAGATGAACTcggaataaaaaataaattcggCCAAACTCCTCTTCACGCAGCTGGTGTAGCTGGAAATACAGAAGCTGCAAAGGTGTTGGTGAAAAAAAATCCAAGATTGACTCAAGAAAGGAACTCTGTTAATGATACACCGCTTCATCTTGCTGCCGTACATGCCCGTAAGGAAACAGTTCAGTATCTTCTGTCAGTAACTCAGGATGAGGATCCAAGTCCTTTCGCTGACAAAGATGGTGTCAAACTCCTCAATTTGCTGATCACTGCAGATTTTTATA GCATCGCGCTTGATCTATTGAAGCTCTATCCTGCATTGGCACGCAGAAGAGACGGCCAAGGAGTTTCtgctttagacagattggccgGAAAGCCTCAGGCATTCGCAAGTGGAAGTCGGCTTGGATTTTTCCAACGCTTATTCTATCGTT ATTTTGCATGTACTTCTGCAGACAAAGAAAGCGTCCATCAAGGAAAAGATGTGGAAAATCCAGGCGGGCATTTTGAAGAATACCAAAAGGAATCCATGCACTTTCAATTTCTGCAACACATacagaaaaaaaatttattgcaTAAGCAAGCAATGGAGCTACTCAGACTTTTGATTTCTGAAGCTATAGAAGGGAGTGTATTAGAAGCTGATAATCTATTAGCATCTCCAACAGGTATTGCTGCCACATTGGGCATTCAAGAATTCGTCACCGAGGTGATTAAGTCCTACCCTTATATAGTGTGGCTCCGGAATAGGGATGGGCAAAATATTTTTCTTCTTGCTGTAAAACATCGCCAAGAAAAAATATTCAATCTCCTGTATCAAATGGGTACGCATAAGCTTTTTACtacaacattcattgataaacagCGCAACAGCATGTTGCATTTAGCAGGGATGTTGGAACCGTCAAAGAAGATTTCTGGCGCTGCTTTGCAAATGCAAAGGGAGCTGCAATGGTTCAAG GAAGTGGAAAAGGTTGTCCAGCCATCATACaaggaaataaaaaataaagatggAAAAATTCCGAGGGAGGTTTTCACTGAGGAACACAAGGATCTAGTTGGGAAAGGTGAGAAATGGATGAAGGATACAGCTTCATCATGCGCAACAGTCGCTGCACTTGTGGTCACAGTTGTGTTTGCAGCAGCTTTCACTGTACCAGGCGGCACCAATAGCGAACAAGGGATCCCCATTTATTTAAAAGAAACATCTTTCATGATTTTTGCTGTATCAGATGCCTTGGGACTTTTTTCTTCCTCAACCTCATTGCTTATGTTTCTGGGAATACTCACATCACGCTATTCTGAAGAAGATTTTCTCAAGGCCTTGCCAATGAGGTTGAGCATCGGTCTTATCACATTATTCTTTTCAATAGCCTCCATGCTTGTAGCATTCACAGCAGCCTTTCACTTGGTTTTGTTTCATAGAGTGAAATGGATCACAATTCCAATTGGCCTAACAGCTTGTGCACCTGTTACTTTATTTGCACTACTGCAGTTTCCTCTCTTGGTTGAAATAGTTTCTTCAACATTTGGGCCTAGCATTTTCTACATACAAAGTGAGGAAATCATATTTTAG
- the LOC110664432 gene encoding ankyrin repeat-containing protein At5g02620-like, with protein sequence MADNSATRYLPLYNAALHGDWITAKRIFDSDSNALTAKILGLHETALHVSISAGHSIEFVKKLVDRMSADELGIKNKYGNTPLHYACVAGNTEAAKMLVKKNPRLPQERDSSNDTPLHRAAAYAHKETVQYLLLATKDEDPSPFANKDGVRLLNLLITADFYSIALDLLELYPTLARGRDHRGVSALDTLVEKPQAFASGSRLGFFQRLFYHYFDGTSADEESAHRGEDVENPGGNFDKYQKESLQFQFLQHIQKTKLMHSQAMELLRLLISEALKGSVSEADDLLGPPTRIAATLGIQEFVTEVIKSYPGTVWLRNMNGQNIFHLAVKHRQEKIFNLLYQMGTHNLFATSLVDDFGNNMLHLAGKLEPSNKISGAALQMQRELQWFKEVEKVVQPSYKDMKNKDWKSPRTVFAEEHKDLVEKGEKWMKDTATSCATVAALVVTVVFAAAFTVPGGNNSDLGIPIYLKERSFMIFAVSDALGLFSSSTSLLMFLGILTSRYSEEDFLKALPMRLSIDLITLFFSIASMLTAFTAAFHLVLFHRVKWITIPIGLIACAPVTLFALLQLPLLVAIVSSTFGPSIFYKQSDEIIF encoded by the exons ATGGCGGATAACAGTGCGACCCGCTACTTGCCACTGTATAATGCTGCACTACATGGCGATTGGATTACTGCAAAGAGAATTTTTGATAGTGATTCAAATGCTCTAACTGCTAAAATCTTAGGCTTACATGAGACTGCTCTCCATGTCTCAATTAGCGCCGGTCACTCCATTGAATTTGTGAAGAAGCTTGTAGATAGGATGTCAGCAGATGAACTtggaataaaaaataaatacggCAATACTCCTCTTCACTATGCTTGTGTGGCTGGAAATACAGAAGCTGCAAAAATGCTGGTGAAAAAAAATCCTAGATTGCCTCAAGAAAGGGACTCTAGTAATGATACCCCACTTCATCGTGCTGCTGCATATGCCCATAAGGAAACAGTTCAGTATCTTCTGTTAGCGACCAAGGATGAGGATCCAAGTCCTTTCGCTAACAAAGATGGTGTCAGACTTCTCAATTTGCTGATCACTGCAGATTTTTATA GCATCGCGCTTGATCTATTGGAGCTGTATCCAACATTAGCACGCGGAAGAGACCATCGAGGAGTATCTGCTTTGGACACATTGGTTGAAAAGCCTCAGGCATTTGCAAGTGGAAGTCGGCTTGGATTTTTCCAACGCTTATTCTATCATT ATTTTGACGGTACTTCTGCAGACGAAGAAAGTGCCCACCGAGGCGAAGATGTTGAAAATCCAGGTGGGAATTTTGATAAATACCAAAAGGAATCCTTGCAATTTCAATTTCTACAACACATACAGAAAACAAAATTGATGCATAGCCAAGCAATGGAGCTTCTCAGACTCCTGATTTCTGAAGCTTTAAAAGGAAGTGTATCAGAAGCTGATGATCTATTAGGACCTCCAACACGAATTGCTGCCACATTGGGCATTCAAGAATTCGTTACCGAGGTGATTAAATCCTACCCTGGCACGGTGTGGCTCCGGAATATGAATGGGCAAAATATTTTTCATCTTGCTGTAAAACATCGCCAAGAAAAAATATTCAATCTCCTATATCAAATGGGTACGCATAATCTTTTTGCTACATCATTAGTGGATGACTTTGGCAACAACATGTTGCATTTAGCAGGGAAGTTGGAACCATCAAACAAGATATCTGGTGCTGCTCTGCAAATGCAAAGGGAGTTGCAATGGTTCAAG GAAGTGGAAAAGGTTGTCCAACCTTCATACAAGGATATGAAAAATAAAGATTGGAAAAGTCCGAGGACGGTCTTTGCCGAGGAGCACAAGGATCTAGTTGAGAAAGGTGAGAAATGGATGAAGGATACTGCTACATCATGCGCAACGGTTGCCGCACTTGTGGTCACAGTTGTGTTTGCAGCAGCTTTTACCGTACCAGGTGGCAACAATAGCGATCTAGGGATCCCCATTTATTTAAAAGAAAGATCTTTCATGATTTTCGCTGTATCAGATGCCTTGGGACTTTTTTCTTCCTCAACCTCATTGCTAATGTTTCTGGGAATACTCACATCGCGCTATTCTGAAGAAGATTTTCTCAAAGCCTTACCAATGAGGTTGAGCATCGATCTCATCACATTGTTCTTTTCAATAGCCTCCATGCTCACAGCATTCACTGCAGCCTTTCACTTAGTTTTGTTTCATAGAGTGAAATGGATCACAATTCCAATTGGCCTAATAGCTTGTGCACCTGTTACGTTATTTGCACTTCTGCAGCTTCCTCTCTTGGTTGCAATAGTCTCTTCAACATTTGGGCCTAGCATTTTCTACAAACAAAGCGACGAAATAATATTTTAG